The window ttatttctgtacattAAAAATCTTTATGCTCtatagtttctatttctttacatcTGGCACATTCATAAGATAAGGAAAGTTTATATGTTTCAAAAAGATAATTATGTGAGACTATTCTGTGTagtagtttatcatgtttatattggaAAGCGTGTAGTTTGCTTTCTATAGTACATTTGAAACTATTGTTCGTcactaatttctatattaaaactttCTTCCCATCTTTGTTGTGAAATAGGAGAAACACTTCCTCGATTGATAAAAGAGAATATACATCTTAAGCAAATAATTTACTGATAggcatttttttattctcatgctCAAAAACGAATCCAAATGAGTTGCTGCAAGGTGACATGTGTTGTTGTTATAACAAATCTTTCCAGTCACATGGTATAGCTAGCTTAATAGATAGAATATCTACAAAAGTGACATTCagcttatatttttttgtaaacagcgTCATGAGACAAAAATTCGCCTTTATCATCTACAATATCATTGATGAACCTTATGCCTTTCATGTACAAGATCTGTAGAAAATACTCTTTTGACCAATTTTGATAAACTGATTGAACCCAATAATTTCTTTTCTAACATGAAATGCATTTAACGGGATGAAAATACCCTTGAAACGTGTCCAAGCAGATAgcacttctatataaaaaaagaggtgCTTTTAAGTTCAAAAACTCAAACTCACATCTGCTCATAAATAAATCCTCTAAATCAAAAAGGGTAAAAATGCTTTGGAAACATGTTTCCATTTGGAGTCATGTTCTGACAGAAATCTGTTTACCCACATAATACGAAAGGATACTAGCTGTACTTCAAAATTTGGGGTTAGTCCCTCCCCCCTCGCTAGGAGGCTTTTGAATAACTTCTGATTTAACTTTCAGAGTACTACCATTCCGTAAAAAACTATTAATATCACGTTGTATTTTAATTACATAAGATTTTGGTACATGTGTAgatataataacataaaaaagctTCGATATTGCAAGTgagttaaaaattataattttacaaatcaaGGAAAGGTTTCTGATCCTCCACAGTTTAATTATTGATTCCATCTTTTCTATGCATGTATCTAAATTAGAACAAACCATTTCTTCAAAAGCATGAAATCTTAAACCTAAGGTTTTAAAACCATCTGTCAATTTAATAGGAAGGGAACCttctttgtaaaatttatttcttCCAATCCATGTTGCTTCGGTTTTAGAAAAATTTACTTCTAATCCTGAACACTTCTCAAAATCGTTAAAGGAGTCTTATATTCTTGATGAggcacatattttatttttggttacTGTTAAAATGACAAGTCTAACAACGATGGAAATTTCTTGCTGAGGACATCTTTCAAAACTTAAATTTAGAGGTTACGGATTGCGCTGATTTTTAAATACACCGTCGAATGCATTGAAATCACCTATTGAACTTTGTCCATTTTCGAAACGAGATTCGATCGTTCGTAATTGGTTCGCCAGTGTTCTACTGAACTACTGGAGACATAAACATATCCAAAGTTACATTTCATATTGAATTAGAatgattgttttaaataaatgcaataatacagtggttataaataaatgcaataCTACAATGGCTAGCTAAATTGATGACCGAGAACAATAAACAATTCACTCTTCTAATGAAAATCAATAATTAACCAATGCCGGGCACAATACTGATCaacatttatttctaaacaacAATCGTACATTGTAAATTAACTATTTATTAAACAGTGTTATTATAGATATACACGGACAGACGCGATgatttattttaatcattcacAGAGATAATTGCATTATCATAAACTAATGTGAAATTGAAATTTATCAGCAATTATCTCTGTATTTCTGAAGCCAGCGATAAACAATtgacagcaattcagttataggACAATATAAATGATTGCTCTCTCTGCACATTTTGTCTAACTTTTCAGAAGCCAGagtttttaatattttccttCGATGTTATtttagaatttgatgcgactgtcatactgtttagctagctattaaaccagattTTACCCATCTTTTTTCTGAAAacatcctgtaccaagtcaggaatatgacagttgttatctaatagttcgtttctatgtatgtttcattgtcgtttggtttttttttttgttgtactaTATTGTTcagttgtttttctcttatagttgaagtttttccctcagttttagtttgtaactcggatttgttctCTCTCAATCGATAaatgaattttgaacagtggtatactactgttgcctttacttattACAATTTCTGTTTGTATTAGAGGTTATTTCTTATTTCAGACACGATTTGATATGAAGAAAAAGAAGATAAAGCCACCTATAGATGAGAAATTGTTCTTCAGCCTCCGTGGCACGTCAATTCAGAAGAAACCCTCCGTGCAGGCTCAAGTGGAAACTTTCAATCTCTATGGAAACTTGAGAAAAGCTCCCACAGAAATACATAACTCATTACCATCTTCAGAACGTGAGTAATGTTtggcagtatctgcttacccttccggcgCATCTAAGATCCCTCGGTTGTTCAACTTTAATCTAGTTTGATGAGACATATTTTGTAGACTGTTTTTGTATTTCGTCATTTTTTCATGGCGTTATCTATTTATCCACGACTTATAAGTTTGCCATTCCTTTGATTTACGTTTCTCTCTTCACGGAAGTCTCAGTTTCTAGTCTAACTGGTCTCATCTGGGGAAAAATTAAAGGTAAACATGTCATTCATTTTCATTCAAATATAAGCTCTatcattttgatttattaaagGTAAACGTGtcattcattttcatttaaatataaactCTATCAGTTTGATCTAGTCCTGAGTAAACagttgcaaaaaaacaaaaaaaaaacatgcagtaTATCTAATTTTGTTAAATGCTTTTTTCCCTTAAAAAGACCAAATGGTTTTCAGCACATATCAATGCCAAGCATACCGTCTTTGAACAATATATGTTTCTTATAACTGTAACAGCTATGAGGAACTAAATCTACATCAAAACATTAAATTGAACATGGGGAATATTTCTGACTCGTATCacttttttcatcaatttatttactATATGCACAAACAAATATAGCAATATGGACAAATAAACATAacatacaattttattttgtttgcttttcaatgttgtcaattcaATGGTCACTAGACTTAGTCATGATATTCACGCCATTCGTTGCAGttcatttttcttcttctttttcagTGATAGAGAgagaaatgaaatatatttcttttgatgAGGAACGAAGAAATAGACCACATGAAGTTGGCTACAAAGACTTTTACCAATACCTCACTCCAACTGTGACCCCTGTAAGGAAGAA of the Mytilus galloprovincialis chromosome 8, xbMytGall1.hap1.1, whole genome shotgun sequence genome contains:
- the LOC143042315 gene encoding uncharacterized protein LOC143042315, with the translated sequence MMFKTRFDMKKKKIKPPIDEKLFFSLRGTSIQKKPSVQAQVETFNLYGNLRKAPTEIHNSLPSSELIEREMKYISFDEERRNRPHEVGYKDFYQYLTPTVTPVRKNREITSS